A window from Telopea speciosissima isolate NSW1024214 ecotype Mountain lineage chromosome 8, Tspe_v1, whole genome shotgun sequence encodes these proteins:
- the LOC122671936 gene encoding proline dehydrogenase 2, mitochondrial-like — translation MAIRVSPRILRNKNLNHIRILNSSAPASIIGSVSQDNDTVILNSLLSSSSLPSPTSLLNLEDDEKLFSSLSSFQLMRSSLNLHLAAFDPIVDLGIWVMKSRFLKSNICNKLVLKIVKHSFYEHFCAGENLEEASRTLQKLWDDGLRGILDYGLEDAIDNQSCDRNLVEFLKTVDSIKLLPPSSVSFACVKITAICPIKLLEKVSDLLRWEVQDSSFHLPWKVDTLPILTPSSPLYHTLKRPDPLTTEEEQDLQLAHQRLNKLCEKCLENNVPLLVDAEYTLVEPAIDYLTYSAAIKFNMDNNVMVFGTIQAYLKDAKERIVQATEAAEKRGIPIGFKLVRGAYMSSESAIASSLGVAPPIHGTIKDTHNCYNDCTAFMLEKVAKRSAAVVLATHNLDSGRVAAAKAESLGIGKGNQKLQFAQLKGMADALSFGLRNAGFQVSKYLPFGPVGKVMPYLLRRAEENRGLLSASTLDRQLMRKELERRFKTAIAGNETEKMMTSVSN, via the exons ATGGCGATTAGAGTCTCTCCACGAATCCTCCGAAACAAAAATTTGAACCACATCAGAATTTTGAATTCTTCGGCTCCAGCTTCCATCATTGGCTCTGTTTCGCAAGACAATGACACTGTGATTCTGAATtcattattatcatcatcatcattaccatcTCCAACATCGCTATTGAATTTGGAAGATGATGAGAAGTTGTTTTCTTCGCTTTCGAGCTTTCAGTTGATGAGATCATCTCTGAACCTTCATTTGGCTGCATTTGATCCTATTGTGGATTTGGGTATCTGGGTAATGAAGTCTAGGTTCCTGAAGTCTAATATCTGCAATAAACTTGTATTGAAGATTGTAAAGCATTCATTTTATGAACATTTTTGTGCCGGCGAGAACTTAGAAGAAGCTAGTCGGACTCTTCAGAAGCTTTGGGATGATGGGTTGAGAGGTATTTTGGATTATGGTTTGGAAGATGCCATTGATAACCAATCCTGTGATCGTAACTTGGTTGAGTTCCTTAAGACGGTTGACTCTATCAAGTTGCTTCCACCTTCTTCA GTGAGTTTTGCTTGCGTGAAGATCACTGCAATTTGTCCTATAAAGCTACTTGAAAAAGTAAGTGATTTATTGAGATGGGAAGTACAAGACTCTTCCTTTCATCTTCCATGGAAAGTGGATACATTGCCAATCCTCACCCCTTCTAGCCCTCTCTATCATACCCTCAAAAGACCGGACCCTCTTACAACAGAAGAGGAACAAGATCTCCAACTAGCACACCAAAGATTGAATAAGctatgtgaaaaatgccttgAGAACAATGTACCATTACTGGTCGACGCAGAATACACATTAGTTGAACCTGCAATCGACTACTTAACTTACTCAGCTGCTATCAAGTTCAACATGGACAACAATGTGATGGTTTTTGGGACAATTCAAGCTTACTTGAAAGATGCAAAAGAAAGGATAGTTCAAGCAACAGAAGCTGCAGAGAAAAGGGGAATTCCAATTGGTTTCAAACTGGTGAGAGGAGCCTATATGTCTAGTGAGAGTGCAATAGCTTCTTCATTAGGCGTCGCTCCTCCTATTCATGGAACCATTAAGGACACACATAACTGCTACAATGATTGCACTGCATTTATGCTGGAGAAGGTTGCCAAAAGATCGGCAGCGGTCGTTCTCGCCACTCATAACCTCGATTCTG GGAGGGTAGCAGCAGCAAAGGCAGAGTCCTTGGGGATCGGAAAAGGAAACCAAAAGTTGCAATTTGCTCAGTTAAAAGGAATGGCTGATGCTTTGTCCTTTGGATTAAGAAATGCAGGATTCCAAGTAAGCAAGTATTTGCCCTTTGGGCCTGTAGGAAAGGTCATGCCTTACCTTCTCAGGAGAGCTGAAGAGAATAGAGGGCTTCTATCTGCTTCAACATTAGACAGACAACTGATGAG GAAAGAGTTAGAGAGGAGATTCAAGACTGCAATTGCGGGAAATGAGACAGAAAAGATGATGACTTCAGTCAGCAATTAG